One Nostoc sp. UHCC 0302 DNA window includes the following coding sequences:
- a CDS encoding pentapeptide repeat-containing protein produces MTIFLSQIWKVLRNYVRGKELQEKPKSKSLTGEVILSPGKIIKELDKSVKLAENNWQDAVWYQRLQKSLEQWTISGSDLAIKTGYSTPPVEGQQLATSNRQMDAEIYDLLGNGALKPEIVEQVMEFLRGSKKISITLLFQRLEDFYRRWCQGEFIDATPDKNLPQQKMLKLAAQKITLGLRQIDIYTGLNVLILLLELHHYAQEQDELKAQITFYPSAQPDTDNFFTSQLLRIINYSDALEIGNFSTIVGEFLKGGKFRGAYLGDANLTGVNFSGADLSGAYLGDANLTGVNFSGANLAGANLNDANLSGANLTGANLTGADLNSTNLSGANLSGVNLNRGELSSADLSSTHLSHANLSHANLTGTNLKDADLSHADFSNANLFGANLSDANLSSINLNHADLCRADLSGADLRHATLNGTNLSDTILFSTNLSNAILVAADLSYAKLNGAKLNDAKLDGAMFLGADLSGVDLTGVTLNDADLSGGTLNDADLSGADLTDAVFFGTDLSYAHLNNANLSGSNLSGAILNGADLSHSNLSQAILGGADLSEANLEEMTWGVMQQWKGVRGLETAVNVPDAMKEQLGLR; encoded by the coding sequence ATGACAATATTTTTATCTCAAATCTGGAAAGTGTTGAGAAATTATGTGAGGGGTAAAGAATTACAAGAAAAGCCAAAGTCAAAATCTTTGACAGGCGAAGTAATTTTATCTCCAGGCAAAATTATTAAAGAACTAGATAAAAGCGTTAAATTGGCTGAAAATAATTGGCAAGATGCTGTATGGTATCAAAGATTACAAAAAAGTTTGGAGCAATGGACAATATCAGGTAGTGATTTGGCTATTAAGACAGGCTACAGCACACCACCTGTAGAAGGGCAGCAGCTTGCCACAAGTAATCGCCAGATGGACGCAGAGATTTACGATTTGCTAGGTAATGGTGCGCTGAAACCAGAAATAGTTGAGCAAGTAATGGAATTCCTTCGGGGTAGTAAAAAAATTAGCATTACACTGCTTTTCCAGCGCCTAGAAGATTTTTATCGTCGCTGGTGTCAGGGGGAATTTATTGATGCAACACCAGATAAAAATCTGCCTCAGCAAAAAATGTTAAAGCTGGCAGCACAAAAAATTACTCTCGGACTGAGACAGATAGACATATATACAGGACTTAACGTGCTGATTTTACTGTTGGAGTTACATCATTATGCTCAAGAGCAAGATGAACTCAAAGCACAAATCACGTTCTATCCTTCTGCCCAACCAGATACAGATAATTTTTTCACATCCCAGTTACTGCGGATCATCAACTATAGCGATGCCCTGGAAATTGGTAACTTTAGTACTATAGTCGGGGAATTCCTCAAAGGCGGTAAATTTAGAGGTGCTTATTTAGGTGATGCCAATCTGACTGGGGTGAACTTCAGCGGTGCTGACCTTAGCGGTGCTTACTTAGGTGATGCCAACTTAACTGGCGTCAACTTTAGCGGTGCTAACCTAGCTGGTGCTAACCTCAATGATGCCAACCTCAGCGGTGCTAACTTGACTGGCGCTAACTTGACTGGTGCTGACCTCAACAGCACTAACCTCAGCGGTGCAAATCTTAGTGGTGTTAACCTCAACCGTGGGGAACTCAGCAGTGCTGACCTCAGCAGCACTCATCTCAGTCATGCCAATCTCAGTCATGCCAACTTGACTGGTACTAATCTCAAAGATGCCGACCTCAGTCATGCTGACTTTAGCAACGCTAACCTCTTTGGTGCTAATCTGAGTGACGCTAACCTCAGCAGCATTAACCTTAACCATGCTGACCTTTGCCGCGCCGACCTCAGCGGTGCTGATTTGCGCCACGCTACCCTCAATGGCACAAACTTGAGTGACACAATTCTGTTCAGTACTAACCTCAGCAACGCCATCCTTGTAGCTGCTGACCTTAGCTACGCCAAACTCAACGGTGCGAAGCTTAACGACGCTAAACTTGATGGTGCAATGTTCTTAGGCGCTGACCTTAGCGGCGTAGACCTCACGGGAGTCACTCTCAATGATGCCGACCTCAGTGGGGGAACTCTCAATGATGCTGACCTCAGCGGCGCTGACCTCACCGATGCTGTATTTTTTGGCACAGACCTCAGCTATGCTCACTTAAATAACGCTAACCTCTCTGGTAGTAACCTCAGCGGTGCTATTTTAAATGGTGCGGATCTCAGCCACAGTAACCTCAGTCAAGCGATTCTTGGTGGTGCTGACCTTAGTGAGGCTAATCTTGAAGAAATGACTTGGGGTGTAATGCAGCAATGGAAGGGTGTACGGGGATTAGAAACGGCAGTTAATGTACCTGATGCAATGAAAGAACAATTGGGATTGCGTTGA
- a CDS encoding zinc-dependent metalloprotease, which translates to MKRLTFYIILLHGLFLGIATARAKSLPIRVDGDLDTKHQAEQVLEDARKTQAIKVDKASLASGKLMSIRDGKIKTSLTLSRNANVDKKLRLPSKQVWVINQNKYVQSQPFNWVVTEPRKAGQQPFLQVQKTPDKPNEKPNSSVTPAKKDDFQPFDQVIKDTQKSGGLFTLYRQKEKNKIYLEIKPEQLNKNYLATGTLESGIGERGIYSGIPLQDFLFYFQRVDNKLYFTVRNVNFRTREGDPQVRSLARSFSDSVLYSVAIKSIHPQRKTILIDLGDLLLTDLAGLSASLGLSPSTDRSYFGTAKVFPQNIEVESVLNFSRSVSNRTNETQSYATLPDSRGFTLRVHYSLSQLPNNNYQPRLADDRVGYFITAYQDLSNDNQGDPFVRYINRWNLQKQDPKAAISPPKQPIVFWIDNAVPLEYRDAIKEGVLMWNKAFLKVGFKDAIEVRQMPDNATWDSADIRYNTIRWINTVDGYFALGPSRVNPLTGEILDADIVVDASFVRMLKNDYRKTIQPSQTQASTTLSALMQNRLLCTKGFNATDNNTPQQMPEQQLLNGLSKLAGEYDLCYGMEAANQFAFGSLAMSLLPDSTPSKDKVKEYIHQYLRLIIAHEVGHTLGLRHNFRGSTLLPPDDMNNTEITRSKGLTASVMDYIPPNIAPQGTKQGDYFPNMVGVYDEWAIQYGYTPTQAVTPVAEKPILEEIAKQSYKPELSYSTDEDVYDLDPTADAWDNSGDVLLYSQWQLNNSRLMWERLNERLPTEGDSFSDVSERFSTVLGNYFQQIYYTSKYIGGQSFYRVHASEYQRQLPFQPVPVEQQRQALKTLQKYIFAEDALNFSPELLNKLAPSRWRHWGSDPQVGRLDYPISEMVLLLQRSVLRDLLSRDRLSRLKDIELKTQSGEALTLPELFDTLQSGIWTEVLKPKNQPLKITSLRRGLQREYLNILTAMVLRKESVPEDARTLAWYKLTQLDDKLKQVNSDDEYTKAHILETRDRIEKILNAPLQGN; encoded by the coding sequence ATGAAAAGATTAACTTTTTATATAATTTTGCTACATGGTTTGTTTTTAGGAATAGCAACTGCTAGAGCTAAGTCATTACCGATTAGAGTCGATGGGGACTTGGATACTAAGCATCAAGCAGAGCAAGTTCTAGAAGATGCAAGGAAAACTCAAGCTATCAAAGTAGACAAGGCTAGCTTGGCTTCTGGTAAGTTAATGAGTATTAGAGATGGCAAAATAAAAACTTCTTTAACCTTGTCAAGGAACGCTAATGTTGACAAAAAACTGAGGCTGCCATCAAAGCAAGTTTGGGTAATTAATCAGAACAAATATGTACAAAGCCAGCCTTTTAACTGGGTAGTGACAGAGCCTAGAAAAGCAGGTCAGCAACCATTTTTACAAGTACAAAAAACCCCAGACAAACCAAATGAAAAACCTAACTCTAGTGTTACACCGGCAAAAAAAGATGACTTTCAGCCTTTTGATCAAGTAATCAAGGATACGCAAAAGTCAGGGGGGCTTTTTACCCTTTATCGCCAGAAAGAGAAGAATAAAATTTATTTAGAAATTAAACCAGAACAATTAAATAAAAATTACCTAGCTACAGGAACTTTAGAATCTGGAATTGGTGAGCGAGGTATTTACAGTGGTATACCTTTACAAGACTTTTTATTTTATTTTCAAAGAGTAGATAATAAGTTATATTTTACTGTTCGCAATGTTAACTTTCGCACTCGCGAGGGAGATCCGCAAGTGCGATCGCTTGCGAGGTCTTTCAGTGACTCTGTTCTCTACAGCGTTGCTATTAAAAGTATTCATCCCCAACGCAAAACTATTCTAATTGACTTAGGTGACTTGCTACTCACAGACTTAGCCGGATTATCTGCGAGTTTGGGATTGTCTCCCAGCACAGACCGTTCCTATTTTGGTACTGCAAAAGTCTTTCCCCAAAACATAGAAGTTGAGTCGGTTTTAAATTTCTCCCGCAGCGTCAGCAATCGCACTAATGAAACGCAAAGTTATGCCACGCTACCTGACAGTCGTGGTTTTACCCTGCGTGTTCACTACAGTCTCTCGCAACTACCAAACAACAATTACCAACCACGTTTAGCAGACGATCGCGTCGGCTATTTTATCACCGCTTACCAAGACTTATCCAATGACAATCAGGGTGATCCCTTTGTCCGCTACATCAATCGCTGGAATCTGCAAAAACAAGATCCCAAAGCAGCAATTTCTCCACCGAAACAACCGATTGTCTTCTGGATTGATAACGCTGTGCCTTTAGAGTACCGCGATGCCATTAAAGAAGGGGTACTGATGTGGAACAAAGCCTTTCTGAAAGTGGGATTTAAAGATGCGATTGAAGTTCGGCAAATGCCAGATAACGCTACATGGGACTCAGCAGATATCCGCTACAACACAATTCGCTGGATTAACACCGTAGATGGATACTTTGCGCTGGGGCCATCCCGTGTTAATCCGTTAACTGGGGAAATTTTGGATGCAGACATTGTAGTCGATGCCAGTTTTGTACGGATGCTCAAGAATGACTATCGCAAAACTATCCAACCTAGTCAAACACAGGCTAGCACTACTTTATCAGCATTGATGCAAAATCGTCTGCTTTGCACCAAAGGTTTCAATGCGACAGACAATAATACTCCCCAGCAGATGCCAGAACAACAGTTGTTAAATGGTTTATCCAAACTCGCAGGTGAGTACGATTTATGCTATGGGATGGAAGCTGCTAATCAGTTTGCCTTTGGTTCATTGGCAATGTCACTACTGCCAGACAGCACACCCAGCAAAGACAAGGTAAAAGAATACATTCATCAATATTTACGTTTAATTATCGCTCACGAAGTTGGACATACCCTTGGTTTACGCCACAACTTCCGTGGTAGTACGCTGCTGCCACCAGACGATATGAATAATACAGAAATCACCCGCAGTAAAGGTTTGACAGCATCGGTGATGGACTACATTCCCCCAAACATCGCCCCTCAAGGTACAAAGCAAGGAGATTATTTTCCAAATATGGTGGGAGTATATGACGAATGGGCGATTCAGTACGGTTACACCCCAACTCAGGCAGTAACTCCTGTGGCGGAAAAGCCGATTTTAGAGGAAATTGCTAAACAATCTTACAAGCCTGAGTTAAGTTATTCTACAGATGAAGATGTGTATGATCTCGACCCCACAGCTGATGCTTGGGATAACAGCGGTGATGTACTACTTTATTCACAGTGGCAATTGAATAACTCTCGTTTGATGTGGGAGCGTCTCAATGAACGTTTGCCAACGGAGGGAGACAGTTTTAGTGATGTGAGCGAACGTTTTAGCACAGTATTAGGTAACTATTTTCAGCAGATATACTATACTTCCAAATATATTGGTGGACAGTCTTTTTACCGAGTCCATGCTAGCGAATATCAGCGCCAATTACCATTTCAACCAGTGCCAGTTGAACAACAACGACAGGCTTTAAAAACATTGCAAAAGTATATCTTTGCAGAGGATGCGCTCAACTTTTCACCAGAACTGCTGAATAAATTAGCGCCTTCTCGTTGGCGACATTGGGGTAGCGATCCACAAGTTGGTCGTTTAGATTATCCCATTTCTGAAATGGTGTTGCTGCTACAGCGTTCAGTGTTGCGGGATTTACTCTCACGCGATCGCCTTTCTCGCCTTAAGGATATCGAACTCAAAACCCAATCAGGAGAAGCACTGACTCTTCCTGAACTATTTGACACTTTGCAATCAGGAATCTGGACAGAAGTCTTAAAACCAAAAAACCAACCCCTGAAGATTACTAGTTTGCGGCGCGGCTTGCAACGTGAATATCTCAATATTTTAACTGCGATGGTGTTGCGGAAAGAATCTGTACCAGAAGATGCTCGCACATTGGCATGGTATAAGCTCACACAATTAGACGATAAACTTAAGCAGGTAAACTCTGACGATGAGTATACGAA
- a CDS encoding pentapeptide repeat-containing protein encodes MKKHLSESWQQFRTSFAVEESQNTTIETGKAVLEAAKTFKEQSTNVEALKLLLQNSSSLLDILCSPLTQVLRARLPFLPIGIALLRFDREVTKQYPSLEDCVFIVSQVAYLESVIEILSLYPAVNWDANLNITKVLTKQLQKISQIELNYHTASQAIACFHQSELAPAFNKVLLARLMAVNIPKANAILLTKRIAWNTHRYMIKAWIQSGDAVKNVIQNSLRQWYKEQQKLQSVDAYLQRYLTAKSLENIFDENFAFKDIYVPLKAKYVNENPETVDLEKWAKEILLNPNAKEQVIFIQGYSGSGKSFFCKMFADWIRQHLYPIWTPILIEIKDIISFEPSLESILEAKLQKIFFSSDDSWLKNHHIRFLFILDGLDELQSKPRINFNIEAFIKQVARFQHEYNSHNEMGHRVLITGRAMPTQSIHYLSCGFKSVEILEIDKQLQEIWLSKWEILQGNKDNTAALWHFLQSDECPPQVQQLAQEPLLLYLLAAMYRDGKLTVDKLKQKNQQIAKTVIYQEALNWVLTKHHLEGDRSTDSGNQLNIGIANQEAKDLKRILTEAAACVVQSGGKFASISMLEARLEEDETAKALIIKAKKRLIKEPIKTAFAAFYICSTDKPESRVEFFHKSFSDFLFAECLRTHFKIWTQYYEAEDGRQLITTDAQMNWEIYDLLGFGRLTLEIVEFAIGLLIESQNFPWEQLFRRLENFYRSWCQGKFIDSAEDTLPQKKLRQLHKYGIQKLGQRQVDIYTGLNVMILLLELHRYAQERDDLKEQIVFYPSRQAEEEFYFTNQLLHIINYSDCIQPENFNHVVGQFLSNANLNGAILSGVDLSNANLCGTNLSGANLSGAILSNANLSNANLSGAILSGAILNSAILNSASLNNAILSSAILNSAILNKAILNSAIFSVADLSGANLSNADLQGAILRGAILTNADLSDADLSGVDFSSTILRGANLSRANLSNDIFGDIVWDENTNWDDVQGLDTAINVPEALLQELWLA; translated from the coding sequence ATGAAAAAGCACCTATCAGAAAGCTGGCAACAGTTTCGGACATCCTTCGCAGTTGAGGAGAGTCAGAACACAACAATTGAAACTGGTAAAGCAGTTTTAGAAGCAGCTAAAACTTTTAAAGAACAAAGTACTAATGTAGAAGCTTTAAAACTTCTATTACAAAATTCGTCTTCATTATTAGATATTCTATGTTCTCCGTTAACGCAGGTATTGCGTGCAAGGTTGCCCTTTTTACCAATTGGTATAGCTTTATTGAGGTTTGATCGCGAAGTCACTAAGCAATATCCTTCTTTAGAAGACTGCGTATTTATAGTTAGTCAAGTAGCTTATTTGGAAAGTGTTATAGAAATTTTATCTTTATATCCTGCTGTTAATTGGGATGCAAATCTGAATATTACTAAAGTTTTAACAAAGCAACTGCAAAAAATTAGCCAAATTGAATTAAATTATCACACTGCGAGCCAGGCGATCGCCTGTTTTCATCAATCAGAATTAGCACCAGCTTTTAATAAAGTGTTATTGGCTCGGTTGATGGCAGTGAATATCCCAAAAGCTAATGCCATTCTTTTAACAAAACGAATAGCTTGGAATACTCATCGCTACATGATTAAAGCTTGGATACAATCCGGTGATGCCGTTAAAAATGTGATTCAAAATTCTTTGAGGCAATGGTATAAAGAACAGCAAAAACTTCAAAGTGTTGATGCATATTTACAAAGATATCTTACAGCTAAATCTTTAGAAAATATTTTTGATGAAAACTTTGCATTCAAAGATATATATGTACCTCTCAAAGCTAAGTATGTAAACGAAAATCCAGAAACTGTAGATTTAGAAAAATGGGCTAAGGAAATCTTATTAAATCCAAATGCCAAGGAACAGGTGATATTTATCCAAGGATACTCAGGAAGTGGTAAAAGTTTCTTTTGTAAAATGTTTGCTGATTGGATAAGGCAGCATTTATATCCCATTTGGACACCAATTTTGATTGAGATAAAGGATATTATCTCTTTTGAACCTAGTTTAGAAAGTATTTTGGAAGCAAAACTACAAAAGATTTTTTTTTCAAGTGATGATAGTTGGTTAAAAAATCACCATATCCGATTTTTATTTATCTTAGATGGTTTAGATGAATTGCAATCCAAGCCTAGGATTAACTTTAATATAGAAGCATTTATTAAACAAGTAGCAAGATTCCAGCATGAATACAATAGCCATAATGAGATGGGGCATCGAGTTCTAATAACAGGTAGAGCGATGCCTACGCAAAGTATCCATTACTTGTCCTGTGGCTTCAAGTCGGTAGAAATTTTGGAAATTGATAAGCAACTTCAAGAAATATGGTTGAGTAAATGGGAAATATTACAAGGAAATAAAGATAATACCGCAGCATTGTGGCATTTTTTGCAAAGCGATGAATGTCCACCACAAGTTCAGCAATTAGCACAAGAGCCGCTCTTGCTATATTTATTAGCTGCTATGTATCGAGATGGAAAATTAACAGTTGATAAATTAAAGCAAAAAAATCAGCAAATAGCGAAAACTGTGATTTATCAGGAGGCTTTAAACTGGGTATTGACAAAACATCATTTAGAAGGCGATCGCTCAACAGATAGTGGCAATCAATTAAATATTGGAATAGCTAATCAAGAAGCTAAAGATTTAAAACGTATTCTTACAGAAGCAGCAGCTTGTGTAGTTCAATCGGGAGGTAAGTTTGCCTCAATCTCAATGTTAGAGGCACGTTTAGAAGAAGATGAAACAGCAAAAGCCTTAATTATAAAAGCTAAAAAAAGACTGATTAAAGAACCTATAAAAACGGCTTTTGCGGCTTTTTATATTTGTTCTACTGATAAACCAGAGAGTAGAGTTGAGTTTTTTCATAAGAGTTTTAGTGATTTTCTATTTGCCGAATGCTTGAGAACACACTTCAAAATTTGGACACAATACTACGAAGCAGAAGACGGAAGACAACTTATTACTACCGATGCCCAGATGAATTGGGAAATTTATGATTTACTGGGTTTTGGCAGACTAACGTTAGAAATTGTGGAATTTGCAATAGGGTTACTCATTGAGAGCCAAAATTTTCCTTGGGAACAGCTATTTAGACGTTTAGAAAATTTTTACCGCAGCTGGTGTCAAGGAAAATTCATTGATTCTGCTGAAGACACTTTGCCACAGAAAAAGTTGCGACAGTTACACAAGTACGGAATTCAAAAGCTAGGTCAACGTCAGGTAGATATCTACACAGGTTTGAATGTGATGATTTTGCTCTTAGAGTTGCATCGTTATGCTCAAGAGCGAGATGATCTTAAAGAACAAATTGTCTTTTATCCATCTAGACAAGCTGAAGAAGAATTTTATTTTACAAACCAACTACTTCACATCATTAATTACAGTGATTGTATTCAACCTGAGAATTTTAATCATGTAGTTGGGCAATTTCTTAGCAACGCTAACCTTAATGGCGCTATCCTTAGCGGGGTAGACCTTAGCAACGCTAATCTGTGTGGTACAAACCTCAGTGGTGCAAACCTCAGTGGCGCTATCCTCAGCAACGCTAATCTCAGTAACGCTAATCTTAGTGGTGCTATTCTCAGCGGTGCTATCCTTAACAGCGCTATCCTCAACAGCGCCAGTCTCAACAATGCCATCCTTAGCAGCGCCATCCTCAATAGCGCCATCCTCAATAAGGCTATCCTCAATAGTGCTATCTTTAGCGTTGCAGACCTTAGCGGCGCTAACCTTAGCAATGCAGACCTTCAGGGTGCTATTCTCAGGGGTGCTATCCTTACTAACGCAGACCTCAGCGACGCAGACCTGAGTGGTGTAGACTTCAGCAGCACTATTCTCAGAGGCGCTAACCTCAGTCGCGCTAATCTCAGCAATGACATCTTTGGAGATATTGTTTGGGACGAAAATACTAACTGGGACGATGTACAAGGGCTAGATACAGCAATTAATGTGCCAGAAGCTTTATTGCAAGAGTTATGGTTGGCGTGA